One genomic region from Chiloscyllium plagiosum isolate BGI_BamShark_2017 chromosome 21, ASM401019v2, whole genome shotgun sequence encodes:
- the LOC122560700 gene encoding histone H3.3A, whose product MARTKQTARKSTGGKAPRKQLATKAARKSAPSTGGVKKPHRYRPGTVALREIRRYQKSTELLIRKLPFQRLVREIAQDFKTDLRFQSAAIGALQEASEAYLVGLFEDTNLCAIHAKRVTIMPKDIQLARRIRGERA is encoded by the exons ATGGCTCGTACCAAACAGACCGCCCGTAAATCCACTGGCGGTAAAGCGCCCAGGAAGCAGCTGGCCACCAAAGCGGCCCGGAAAAGTGCTCCGTCCACCGGCGGAGTGAAGAAACCCCATCGTTACCG GCCGGGAACAGTCGCCCTCCGAGAAATCCGCCGATACCAGAAGTCTACGGAGTTGCTCATCCGTAAACTACCTTTCCAGCGCCTGGTGAGGGAAATTGCTCAGGACTTCAAAACTGACTTGCGGTTTCAGAGTGCTGCAATTGGAGCTTTGCAG gAAGCCAGTGAGGCTTACTTGGTTGGCCTGTTTGAGGACACCAACCTGTGTGCCATCCATGCCAAACGAGTGACCATTATGCCCAAAGATATCCAGCTGGCACGGCGGATCAGAGGAGAGCGTGCTTAA
- the c21h16orf91 gene encoding protein CCSMST1 isoform X2, with protein MEIRLRGAVYKSKSNNEVKTCFSTTSGDHESSPNDNKGNDGTIKFSTSKASHRIWTVGKSMGSDYQNSWWKVLPLSLAGIAFLLWCFLRDETEVDKILEHTLLDHFPELKQLTPEPKEHNKQRNMAQKQNTADTGNLK; from the exons ATGGAGATTCGTCTTCGTGGAGCCGTTTATAAATCAAA GAGCAACAACGAAGTAAAAACGTGCTTCTCTACAACTTCAGGTGACCACGAGTCTTCACCAAATGATAACAAAGGCAATGATGGAACCATAAAATTTAGCACCAGTAAGGCAAGCCACCGTATTTGGACAGTGGGCAAGTCAATGGGCAGTGATTACCAGAACTCTTGGTGGAAGGTTCTTCCTCTGAGCCTTGCTGGAATTGCATTTTTACTCTGGTGCTTCCTACGGGATGAGACTGAAGTTGATAAAATACTGGAACATACATTGCTTGACCATTTCCCCGAATTAAAACAGCTCACACCTGAACCGAAAGAACACAACAAGCAAAGAAACatggcacaaaagcaaaatactgctgatacTGGGAAtctcaaataa
- the c21h16orf91 gene encoding protein CCSMST1 isoform X1, producing MRMVVAGVGLVRALGIPSPSTRHLFGPTFTGLMGKRSNNEVKTCFSTTSGDHESSPNDNKGNDGTIKFSTSKASHRIWTVGKSMGSDYQNSWWKVLPLSLAGIAFLLWCFLRDETEVDKILEHTLLDHFPELKQLTPEPKEHNKQRNMAQKQNTADTGNLK from the exons ATGAGGATGGTGGTGGCTGGTGTCGGCCTTGTGCGGGCTCTTGGGATTCCTTCACCCTCAACCCGGCACTTGTTTGGACCAACTTTCACTGGCTTAATGGGAAAGAG GAGCAACAACGAAGTAAAAACGTGCTTCTCTACAACTTCAGGTGACCACGAGTCTTCACCAAATGATAACAAAGGCAATGATGGAACCATAAAATTTAGCACCAGTAAGGCAAGCCACCGTATTTGGACAGTGGGCAAGTCAATGGGCAGTGATTACCAGAACTCTTGGTGGAAGGTTCTTCCTCTGAGCCTTGCTGGAATTGCATTTTTACTCTGGTGCTTCCTACGGGATGAGACTGAAGTTGATAAAATACTGGAACATACATTGCTTGACCATTTCCCCGAATTAAAACAGCTCACACCTGAACCGAAAGAACACAACAAGCAAAGAAACatggcacaaaagcaaaatactgctgatacTGGGAAtctcaaataa